A region from the Silene latifolia isolate original U9 population chromosome 7, ASM4854445v1, whole genome shotgun sequence genome encodes:
- the LOC141591665 gene encoding protein HOTHEAD, whose protein sequence is MAFVSLTKFMKLYIIFLSCILLFFNFLAFAISTACSQGSSSSSDQFKYPFIKRASTFSSSGGLPEGGYDYIIVGGGTAGCPLAATLSQKYKVLVLERGDVPFGNYNVSYMQNFHISLADTSPTSASQQFISTDRVFNSRARVLGGGTCINAGFYSRASSSFVRRAGWDEKLVNESFPWIEKQIVYEPKLGEWQTTVRDALLDVGISPFNGFTYDHKFGTKVGGTIFEDNGRRHSAAELLASANPATLDVLVHATVQRITFNSEGRRKPKAKGVIFKDENGRRHEALLSQRRGSEIIVSSGAIGSTQLLLLSGIGPKKDLQKLNIPVVVDNHLVGKGMQDNPLNTIFVPFKKFQGQSLIQTVGITKKGVYIEASNGFGQSTSSILRHHGIASAEIGQLSTIPPRLRTHKAIQDYKDRKQDLPFEVFNGGFILGKIARPRSIGHLKLIDTNVDNNPAVTFNYFSHPHDLRKCVESIRIIEKLVKSKHFVDYTGTDEEITQKLLNMSVQANVNLIPKQTNDTQSLEQFCKDTVITIWHYHGGCQVGRVVNHDYRVLGVDRIRVIDGSTFTESPGTNPQATVMMMGRYMGVKILRERLGKGANV, encoded by the exons ATGGCCTTTGTTTCTCTAACAAAGTTTATGAAGCTATACATCATTTTTCTTTCTTGTATTCTCCTCTTCTTCAACTTCTTGGCATTTGCTATTTCCACTGCTTGTTCCCAAG GTAGTTCTTCATCATCGGATCAATTCAAATACCCGTTTATCAAACGAGCTAGTACATTTTCATCATCGGGTGGCTTACCGGAAGGCGGATACGACTACATAATAGTAGGGGGTGGCACGGCAGGATGTCCATTAGCAGCAACATTATCACAAAAATATAAAGTATTAGTATTAGAAAGAGGAGATGTACCATTTGGTAATTATAACGTGAGTTACATGCAAAATTTTCACATTTCTTTGGCTGATACTTCACCTACTTCTGCCTCTCAACAATTCATTTCTACTGATCGAGTTTTTAATTCAAGAGCTAGGGTTTTAGGTGGTGGTACTTGCATTAATGCTGGTTTTTACTCTAGGGCTAGCTCAAG TTTTGTGAGAAGGGCAGGGTGGGATGAGAAGCTAGTGAATGAGTCTTTCCCATGGATTGAGAAACAGATAGTTTACGAGCCGAAACTAGGAGAATGGCAAACAACAGTAAGGGATGCACTTTTGGATGTTGGAATTTCTCCTTTCAATGGATTTACGTATGATCATAAGTTTGGCACTAAGGTTGGTGGCACTATTTTCGAGGACAATGGTCGTCGTCACTCTGCTGCCGAGCTCTTAGCATCCGCCAACCCGGCTACGCTTGATGTCCTTGTCCATGCCACTGTCCAAAGAATCACTTTCAACAGTGAAG GACGGAGAAAGCCAAAGGCGAAGGGAGTGATCTTCAAAGACGAGAACGGGAGAAGACATGAAGCATTACTATCACAAAGAAGAGGAAGTGAAATAATAGTTTCAAGTGGTGCAATAGGTAGTACACAGTTGCTACTTCTTAGTGGTATTGGACCTAAGAAAGACCTGCAAAAGTTGAACATTCCTGTAGTTGTTGATAATCATTTGGTTGGTAAAGGTATGCAAGATAATCCTCTCAATACCATCTTTGTTCCTTTCAAGAAGTTTCAAGGACAGTCTTTGATTCAGACTGTCGGGATTACGAAGAAGGGTGTGTATATTGAAGCTAGTAATGGGTTCGGTCAGTCTACTAGTAGTATTCTTCGTCACCATGGGATCGCTTCTGCTGAG ATTGGTCAGCTGTCAACAATCCCTCCAAGACTGAGAACACACAAGGCAATCCAAGACTACAAAGACAGGAAACAGGACTTACCCTTTGAGGTATTCAATGGAGGATTCATCTTAGGAAAGATAGCGAGACCAAGATCCATAGGACATCTAAAGCTGATTGACACGAATGTCGACAATAATCCCGCTGTCACCTTCAACTACTTCAGTCACCCACATGATCTAAGAAAATGTGTCGAAAGCATAAGGATAATTGAGAAATTAGTCAAATCCAAGCATTTTGTAGATTACACTGGAACTGATGAAGAAATCACTCAGAAGTTGCTGAATATGAGTGTGCAGGCAAATGTTAATCTCATTCCGAAACAAACTAATGATACTCAGTCTTTAGAACAGTTCTGTAAGGACACTGTCATCACCATTTGGCATTATCATGGAGGTTGCCAAGTTGGCAGGGTAGTTAATCATGATTATCGGGTTCTTGGTGTTGATAGGATTCGAGTCATTGACGGGTCTACCTTTACTGAGTCCCCTGGAACCAATCCTCAAGCTACTGTCATGATGATGGGAAG GTACATGGGAGTGAAGATCCTGAGAGAAAGACTTGGAAAAGGAGCTAATGTATAG